From one Oxyura jamaicensis isolate SHBP4307 breed ruddy duck chromosome 15, BPBGC_Ojam_1.0, whole genome shotgun sequence genomic stretch:
- the ACADS gene encoding short-chain specific acyl-CoA dehydrogenase, mitochondrial isoform X1 — MAAAMAAALSLSLSRGAPRGRLHTVYQSVELPETHLMLRQTCRDFAEKELMPLAAQLDKEHRFPAEQVKKMGGLGLLAMDVPEEYKGAGLDYLAYSIAVEEISRGCASTGVIVSVNNSLYLGPILKFGTEEQKHKWIAPFTSGDKIGCFALSEPGNGSDAGAAATVARLDGDEWVLNGTKAWITNAWDASAAVVFATTDKSLKHKGISAFLVPMPTPGLSLGKKEDKLGIRASSTANLIFEDCRIPKGNLLGQLGMGFKIAMQTLDGGRIGIASQALGIAQAALDCAVDYAEKRMAFGSPITKLQAIQFKLADMAVALEGARLLTWRAAMLKDNGKPFTKEAAMAKLAASEAATNIAHQAIQILGGMGYVTEMPAERHYRDARITEIYEGTSEIQRLVIAGQLLKAYRG; from the exons ATGGCGGCGGCCATGGCTGCggccctgtccctgtccctgtcccgcGGCGCGCCCCGGG GGCGGCTGCACACGGTGTACCAGAGCGTGGAGCTGCCCGAGACGCACCTGATGCTGCGCCAGACGTGCCGCGACTTCGCCGAGAAGGAGCTGATGCCGCTGGCGGCCCAGCTGGACAAGGAGCACCgcttccctgcagagcag GTGAAGAAGATGGGTGGCTTGGGGCTGCTGGCGATGGACGTGCCGGAGGAGTACAAAGGCGCAGGCCTCGACTACCTGGCCTATTCCATCGCGGTGGAGGAGATCAGCAGGGGCTGCGCGTCCACGGGCGTCATTGTCAGCGTCAACAAC TCTCTGTATTTAGGGCCAATACTCAAGTTTGGTACTGAGGAACAGAAGCACAAGTGGATCGCTCCCTTCACCAGCGGGGATAAAATCGGATGCTTTGCTCTTAGTGAGCCAG GAAATGGCAGCGACGCGGGAGCGGCAGCCACAGTGGCACGCCTGGATGGTGACGAGTGGGTCCTGAATGGCACCAAGGCCTGGATCACCAACGCCTGGGACGCCTCGGCCGCCGTGGTGTTTGCTACTACAGATAAATCCCTGAAGCACAAG GGCATTAGCGCGTTCCTCGTTCCCATGCCAACCCCAGGGCTGTCgctggggaagaaggaagacAAGCTGGGCATCCGCGCCTCTTCCACGGCCAACCTGATCTTCGAGGACTGTCGGATACCCAAGGGCAACCTGCTGGGACAGCTGGGAATGGGCTTCAAAATCGCCATG CAAACGCTGGATGGAGGAAGGATCGGCATCGCCTCGCAGGCGCTGGGAATAGCGCAGGCAGCCCTGGACTGCGCTGTGGATTACGCTGAGAAGAGGATGGCGTTTGGGTCGCCCATCACCAAGCTGCAGGCCATCCAG TTTAAGCTAGCAGACATGGCTGTGGCCTTGGAGGGGGCGCGCTTGCTGACCTGGAGAGCTGCGATGCTGAAGGACAACGGGAAGCCCTTCACGAAG gaAGCAGCAATGGCCAAGCTGGCGGCATCAGAGGCTGCAACAAACATCGCTCATCAG GCCATCCAGATCTTGGGTGGGATGGGTTATGTGACAGAGATGCCAGCAGAACGTCACTACCGAGATGCTCGTATCACCGAGATCTACGAGGGGACCAGTGAGATCCAAAGGCTGGTGATAGCAGGTCAGCTGCTGAAGGCTTACCGGGGCTGA
- the ACADS gene encoding short-chain specific acyl-CoA dehydrogenase, mitochondrial isoform X2: MGGLGLLAMDVPEEYKGAGLDYLAYSIAVEEISRGCASTGVIVSVNNSLYLGPILKFGTEEQKHKWIAPFTSGDKIGCFALSEPGNGSDAGAAATVARLDGDEWVLNGTKAWITNAWDASAAVVFATTDKSLKHKGISAFLVPMPTPGLSLGKKEDKLGIRASSTANLIFEDCRIPKGNLLGQLGMGFKIAMQTLDGGRIGIASQALGIAQAALDCAVDYAEKRMAFGSPITKLQAIQFKLADMAVALEGARLLTWRAAMLKDNGKPFTKEAAMAKLAASEAATNIAHQAIQILGGMGYVTEMPAERHYRDARITEIYEGTSEIQRLVIAGQLLKAYRG, translated from the exons ATGGGTGGCTTGGGGCTGCTGGCGATGGACGTGCCGGAGGAGTACAAAGGCGCAGGCCTCGACTACCTGGCCTATTCCATCGCGGTGGAGGAGATCAGCAGGGGCTGCGCGTCCACGGGCGTCATTGTCAGCGTCAACAAC TCTCTGTATTTAGGGCCAATACTCAAGTTTGGTACTGAGGAACAGAAGCACAAGTGGATCGCTCCCTTCACCAGCGGGGATAAAATCGGATGCTTTGCTCTTAGTGAGCCAG GAAATGGCAGCGACGCGGGAGCGGCAGCCACAGTGGCACGCCTGGATGGTGACGAGTGGGTCCTGAATGGCACCAAGGCCTGGATCACCAACGCCTGGGACGCCTCGGCCGCCGTGGTGTTTGCTACTACAGATAAATCCCTGAAGCACAAG GGCATTAGCGCGTTCCTCGTTCCCATGCCAACCCCAGGGCTGTCgctggggaagaaggaagacAAGCTGGGCATCCGCGCCTCTTCCACGGCCAACCTGATCTTCGAGGACTGTCGGATACCCAAGGGCAACCTGCTGGGACAGCTGGGAATGGGCTTCAAAATCGCCATG CAAACGCTGGATGGAGGAAGGATCGGCATCGCCTCGCAGGCGCTGGGAATAGCGCAGGCAGCCCTGGACTGCGCTGTGGATTACGCTGAGAAGAGGATGGCGTTTGGGTCGCCCATCACCAAGCTGCAGGCCATCCAG TTTAAGCTAGCAGACATGGCTGTGGCCTTGGAGGGGGCGCGCTTGCTGACCTGGAGAGCTGCGATGCTGAAGGACAACGGGAAGCCCTTCACGAAG gaAGCAGCAATGGCCAAGCTGGCGGCATCAGAGGCTGCAACAAACATCGCTCATCAG GCCATCCAGATCTTGGGTGGGATGGGTTATGTGACAGAGATGCCAGCAGAACGTCACTACCGAGATGCTCGTATCACCGAGATCTACGAGGGGACCAGTGAGATCCAAAGGCTGGTGATAGCAGGTCAGCTGCTGAAGGCTTACCGGGGCTGA